The Actinobacillus equuli genome includes a window with the following:
- a CDS encoding BCCT family transporter, with translation MNLATLVRDKSSFNPFVTGITLLFVILLVAAILIFPNGTQTALNAAKAGIFANFSWFYILMCSIFLFFLLILSVSSLGNIKLGTNEEEPEFSFMSWMAMLFAAGMGVGLMFFGVAEPLSHYLSSITSGTSEQKTQQALLHTVFHWGMHAWAIYGVIALALAYFGFRYKLPLALRSCFYPLLKDRINGKIGDVIDIMALVATLFGIITTLGFGSAQLGAGLVEMGWIDENSFGLQISVIVIVMSLAIFSAISGVGKGVKILSETNLVLAVCLLIFVLLSGPTLYLLAAFSDNIGTYLTHLVQLSFKTYAYEQQNTEWFNGWTILYWAWWCSWAPFVGLFIARISRGRTIREFVFGVLALPSLFGILWFTVFGNSAIWLDLNQAQGSLAQFVATPETLLFKFLDYLPLSTVTGLVALLSIALFFITSADSGIYVLNNIASRDKSLSAPRWQAVMWGVLMSAVAITLLTTGGLANLQTMTLITALPFSILMAIMCVSLWFGLSADKKYFEVKLTPTSVLWTGDKWRDYLSQMLNQTEEKDVNRFLKKTALPAMRTLRRELIAEYGLSVDVNAYFEQDEPAVELVIHKESMRDFMYGIKSVSREVSEQLINDENLPHIQNSVTYEPITYFFDGRAGYDVQYMEGDELIADILKHYERYLSLLDSVGQELMAHEQTELAE, from the coding sequence ATGAACTTAGCCACGCTTGTTCGTGACAAATCTTCATTTAATCCGTTTGTGACAGGCATTACGTTATTATTTGTTATTTTACTTGTCGCAGCGATTTTAATTTTCCCCAACGGAACACAAACTGCCTTAAATGCCGCTAAAGCGGGTATTTTTGCTAATTTCAGCTGGTTCTATATTTTAATGTGTTCTATTTTCTTATTTTTCTTGCTGATTTTATCGGTGAGTAGTTTAGGTAATATTAAACTCGGTACCAATGAAGAAGAACCGGAATTCAGCTTTATGTCTTGGATGGCAATGTTATTCGCCGCAGGTATGGGGGTTGGATTAATGTTCTTCGGCGTTGCCGAGCCGCTTTCTCATTATTTGTCTTCCATTACCAGCGGAACAAGTGAGCAGAAAACACAACAAGCCTTACTCCACACGGTCTTCCACTGGGGAATGCACGCTTGGGCGATTTATGGTGTGATTGCGCTTGCGCTCGCCTATTTCGGCTTCCGTTATAAACTGCCGCTTGCTTTGCGTTCTTGCTTTTATCCGTTATTAAAAGATCGCATTAACGGCAAGATCGGGGACGTTATCGACATTATGGCATTAGTTGCCACCTTATTCGGTATTATTACTACTCTGGGTTTCGGCTCGGCACAGTTAGGTGCCGGTTTAGTGGAAATGGGCTGGATTGACGAAAATAGTTTCGGTTTACAAATTAGCGTAATTGTTATCGTTATGTCGCTTGCTATTTTTTCAGCGATCTCCGGTGTGGGCAAGGGGGTGAAAATTTTAAGCGAAACCAATTTAGTGCTAGCGGTTTGTTTATTAATTTTCGTATTACTTTCCGGCCCAACACTCTATCTATTAGCCGCATTTAGCGACAATATCGGTACATATCTCACCCATTTAGTGCAACTTAGCTTTAAAACTTATGCGTATGAACAACAAAATACCGAATGGTTTAACGGCTGGACGATTTTGTATTGGGCATGGTGGTGTTCTTGGGCGCCATTTGTTGGCTTATTTATCGCCCGTATTTCTCGTGGGCGTACCATTCGAGAATTTGTATTTGGTGTCTTAGCACTACCAAGCCTATTCGGCATTCTGTGGTTTACCGTATTCGGTAATAGTGCGATTTGGCTTGATCTGAACCAAGCGCAAGGCTCATTGGCACAGTTTGTTGCTACACCGGAAACCCTATTATTTAAATTTTTAGATTATTTACCGCTTTCTACGGTAACCGGACTAGTTGCATTATTAAGTATCGCACTGTTTTTTATTACCTCCGCCGACTCCGGGATTTATGTTCTGAATAACATTGCGTCACGTGATAAAAGCCTCTCTGCACCTCGTTGGCAAGCCGTGATGTGGGGCGTATTAATGTCAGCTGTGGCAATTACGTTACTTACTACCGGCGGTTTAGCCAACTTACAAACGATGACATTAATTACCGCCTTACCATTCTCCATTTTAATGGCAATCATGTGTGTGAGTTTGTGGTTTGGGCTAAGTGCGGATAAAAAATATTTTGAGGTGAAACTCACTCCGACTTCCGTACTTTGGACAGGCGATAAATGGCGAGATTACCTCAGCCAAATGCTTAACCAAACGGAAGAAAAAGACGTGAATCGGTTCTTGAAAAAAACAGCGTTACCAGCAATGCGAACCTTACGCCGAGAATTGATTGCCGAGTACGGATTAAGTGTTGATGTAAACGCCTATTTCGAACAAGACGAACCGGCGGTAGAATTAGTCATTCATAAAGAATCTATGCGTGATTTTATGTACGGTATCAAATCCGTCAGTCGTGAAGTCTCGGAACAGTTAATCAATGACGAGAATTTACCGCATATTCAAAATAGCGTGACCTATGAGCCAATCACTTATTTCTTTGATGGGCGTGCCGGCTATGACGTGCAGTATATGGAGGGGGATGAATTGATTGCCGACATTCTCAAACATTACGAACGTTATTTGTCACTGCTGGATTCTGTCGGACAAGAGTTGATGGCACATGAGCAAACCGAATTAGCCGAATAG
- a CDS encoding monovalent cation:proton antiporter-2 (CPA2) family protein, with product MAAEGASQLTSVVALLGAAIIAVPIFKRIGLGSVLGYLAGGLAIGPFGLGLFSDPHTILHIAELGVVMFLFLVGLEMQPAHLWGLRKYIFGLGSFQVVGAAIALTGLVMAFGYSWQVAFVSAAGFVLTSTAIVMQVLSERGEMTSERGRKMVSILLFEDMLIVPLLAVVAFLSPIHSTESASTPIWQKISIAVFAMVFLFIIGTKVLNPFFKMLARTKIREMMTAVALFVVLGSALLMEVSGLSAAMGAFAAGVLLSTSSFRHQLEVDIDPFKGLLLGLFFLAVGMSLDLNVVWDNLGLILSGVALMMLIKGGVIFLVARLSGSNNLDAHDRAIVMAQGGEFAFVLFAAAHAQKVIDDTVHANMTAIVVLSMVFTPLMIIVSQKFIVPRLQKIDEIKPHDHIEEQNPIILVGLGRFGQVVNHLLQMTGYHPTIIELNPKLIAAMKKRGVKSYYGNGAHPDLLKAAGIQTAQMLIVAIDNPKQTLEIVKYARSVNPHIKIIARAYDRYHVYDLVQSGADIEVRETFDGALRTGKQALRELGLDADKVHEIGNMYFGKDRHSVKLMSEVYDPKIERFKNEEMYRIALEQDQEIMAEIQKILARE from the coding sequence ATGGCAGCAGAAGGAGCAAGTCAATTAACAAGTGTGGTGGCTTTATTGGGCGCGGCAATTATTGCCGTGCCGATTTTTAAGCGTATCGGTTTAGGTTCGGTATTAGGTTATTTAGCGGGGGGACTAGCGATTGGTCCGTTCGGTTTGGGCTTATTTTCCGATCCGCATACCATTTTGCACATTGCCGAACTCGGTGTGGTAATGTTCCTGTTTTTAGTCGGATTGGAAATGCAACCGGCGCATTTATGGGGCTTACGCAAATATATCTTCGGCTTAGGCAGCTTTCAGGTGGTTGGTGCGGCGATTGCGCTCACCGGTTTAGTGATGGCATTCGGTTATTCATGGCAAGTGGCATTTGTCAGTGCGGCAGGTTTCGTGTTGACCTCCACGGCGATTGTGATGCAAGTATTAAGCGAACGAGGCGAAATGACCTCTGAACGTGGTCGTAAAATGGTCTCCATCCTGTTATTCGAAGATATGTTAATTGTACCGTTATTGGCGGTTGTCGCTTTTCTCTCGCCAATTCATTCAACAGAAAGCGCTAGCACGCCGATTTGGCAAAAAATTTCGATTGCCGTGTTTGCGATGGTTTTCTTATTTATTATCGGAACCAAGGTACTAAATCCATTCTTTAAAATGCTGGCACGTACCAAAATCCGAGAAATGATGACCGCCGTAGCACTTTTCGTGGTGCTTGGCTCAGCGTTATTAATGGAAGTGAGCGGGCTTTCAGCAGCAATGGGGGCATTTGCTGCCGGCGTATTGCTTTCCACTTCCAGTTTCCGTCACCAATTAGAGGTGGATATCGACCCGTTTAAAGGCTTATTGCTAGGCTTATTTTTCCTTGCGGTCGGGATGTCGCTCGACTTAAATGTGGTGTGGGACAACTTAGGGCTGATTTTATCGGGTGTGGCATTAATGATGTTGATTAAAGGTGGGGTGATTTTCTTAGTCGCTCGCCTTTCCGGCAGTAACAATTTAGACGCACACGACCGTGCAATCGTAATGGCGCAGGGTGGTGAATTTGCGTTTGTATTATTTGCTGCAGCGCACGCCCAAAAAGTAATTGATGACACGGTACACGCCAATATGACGGCAATTGTGGTGCTATCGATGGTCTTCACGCCGTTAATGATTATTGTGAGCCAGAAATTTATCGTGCCTCGTTTGCAAAAAATTGACGAAATCAAACCGCATGATCATATTGAAGAACAGAACCCGATTATCTTGGTCGGCTTAGGTCGCTTCGGACAAGTGGTTAATCATTTATTACAAATGACAGGTTACCACCCGACTATTATTGAACTGAATCCAAAACTTATCGCTGCAATGAAAAAACGTGGCGTAAAAAGTTATTACGGTAACGGTGCTCACCCTGATTTACTTAAAGCGGCAGGCATTCAAACCGCACAAATGCTGATTGTGGCGATTGATAATCCGAAACAAACGTTAGAAATCGTGAAATACGCACGTAGTGTGAATCCACATATTAAAATCATCGCTCGTGCTTATGACCGTTACCACGTTTACGACTTGGTACAATCCGGTGCGGATATTGAAGTGCGAGAAACCTTTGACGGGGCATTGCGTACCGGTAAACAAGCGCTACGAGAACTAGGCTTAGATGCGGATAAAGTGCATGAAATCGGTAATATGTACTTCGGCAAAGATCGCCATAGTGTGAAGCTTATGTCAGAAGTGTATGACCCAAAAATCGAACGTTTTAAAAACGAAGAAATGTATCGTATCGCTCTCGAACAAGACCAAGAAATTATGGCGGAAATCCAGAAGATTTTGGCGAGAGAGTAA
- a CDS encoding pyridoxamine 5'-phosphate oxidase family protein, whose amino-acid sequence MQHNKIRRKDRAVNDYEQMLEIMRQCDVCRLGFQEEQGVYILPLNFAFKQFDDRLELYFHGHQKGKKIDLIKQQKIVGFQMDRKHELVTAEIACHYSFRYQSIIGKGEISLIEERSEKITILQYLMEHYTGKSDWQFEENELNRIAVMKLIVTEWACKEH is encoded by the coding sequence ATGCAACACAACAAAATTCGACGTAAAGACCGAGCGGTGAATGATTATGAACAAATGCTTGAAATTATGCGCCAGTGCGATGTATGTCGATTGGGTTTTCAAGAAGAACAAGGGGTTTACATTCTGCCGCTCAACTTCGCCTTTAAGCAATTTGATGATCGCTTAGAGCTTTATTTTCACGGTCATCAAAAAGGTAAGAAGATCGATTTAATCAAACAACAAAAGATTGTGGGCTTTCAAATGGATCGTAAACACGAACTGGTGACGGCAGAGATTGCTTGCCATTATTCTTTCCGCTATCAAAGTATTATCGGCAAGGGCGAAATTTCTCTGATTGAAGAACGTTCGGAAAAAATCACGATTCTGCAATATTTAATGGAACATTACACCGGCAAATCCGATTGGCAGTTTGAGGAAAACGAACTGAACCGCATCGCCGTGATGAAACTAATTGTTACGGAATGGGCGTGTAAGGAACATTAA
- a CDS encoding ACP phosphodiesterase, with protein sequence MNFLAHSMISFELDKIMPNSHTLFGNFAGDFYKGRVENLAVASHIQNGVRLHRLIDSTTDRRENFLNPLLAEELGRFKGIVSDIVIDHFIAKNFNRLFGQELAQVETDILDNIIQHQPIFPQGFSSLFNWLAQNRALSHYADVDFLTDRVFTGMAQRITRGEVLRSAGDVLKKHYVELETLAIQEFSYTKQESLRKYLALLNQ encoded by the coding sequence ATGAACTTTCTTGCCCACAGTATGATTTCCTTTGAGTTAGACAAAATAATGCCGAATAGCCATACCTTATTTGGTAATTTTGCCGGTGATTTTTATAAGGGGCGAGTTGAGAATTTAGCGGTAGCAAGTCATATTCAAAACGGGGTAAGGCTACATCGTTTGATCGATAGCACAACAGATCGACGAGAAAACTTCCTCAATCCGTTACTTGCCGAAGAATTGGGGCGATTTAAAGGGATTGTGTCGGATATTGTGATTGACCACTTTATCGCGAAAAATTTTAATCGCTTGTTTGGGCAAGAACTGGCACAAGTTGAAACCGACATTCTGGATAACATTATTCAACATCAACCGATTTTCCCACAAGGTTTCTCCTCGCTATTTAATTGGTTGGCACAGAACCGAGCCTTGTCTCACTACGCTGACGTTGATTTTTTAACTGACCGAGTATTTACAGGAATGGCGCAGCGTATCACACGTGGCGAGGTACTGCGTTCAGCAGGAGATGTGCTAAAAAAGCACTATGTAGAACTGGAAACGTTGGCGATACAAGAATTTAGCTACACCAAACAGGAAAGTTTGCGCAAATATTTAGCATTGTTGAACCAGTAA
- a CDS encoding NAD(P)-dependent alcohol dehydrogenase — protein MTFKVKGFAALDPKSPLVPHTFERRDVREDDVEIDILYCGVCHSDLHQARNDWGVSMYPVVPGHEIIGRVSRVGNKVSKFKVGDLVGVGCIVDSCRHCHPCEQGLEQYCDHTAVQTYCDTDRFGDNMPTFGGYSEKIVVTENFVLSVPENLDTKAVAPLLCAGITTWSPLRHWNVGKGSKVAVVGLGGLGHMAIKLAHALGAEVTLFTRSPGKEEDAHRLGASRVVISTDEEQMKSVANTFDVIIDTVPYTHDLKPYVPTLAISGTLVLVGLIGDLDPSITTVPLVLGRRSIAGSMIGGIKETQEMLDFCGEHNIVPDVEMINIQDINHAYERMLKSDVKYRFVIDMQSLKA, from the coding sequence ATGACATTCAAAGTAAAAGGCTTTGCTGCCTTAGATCCGAAATCTCCTCTCGTTCCACACACTTTTGAACGCCGTGATGTGCGTGAAGATGATGTGGAAATTGATATTCTTTACTGCGGCGTATGCCACTCAGATTTACACCAAGCGCGTAATGACTGGGGAGTATCAATGTATCCGGTTGTACCTGGTCACGAAATTATCGGGCGTGTCAGCCGTGTAGGTAATAAAGTCAGTAAATTTAAAGTAGGCGATTTAGTAGGAGTAGGTTGTATCGTAGATAGCTGCCGCCATTGTCACCCTTGTGAACAAGGCTTAGAGCAATACTGCGATCATACCGCAGTACAAACCTATTGCGATACAGACCGTTTTGGCGACAATATGCCGACCTTCGGTGGTTACAGCGAAAAAATCGTAGTAACCGAAAACTTCGTGCTAAGCGTACCGGAAAATCTAGATACTAAAGCGGTTGCCCCATTACTTTGCGCAGGTATCACCACTTGGTCGCCATTGCGTCATTGGAACGTAGGTAAAGGATCAAAAGTGGCGGTTGTCGGTTTAGGTGGCTTAGGTCATATGGCAATCAAACTGGCACACGCATTAGGTGCAGAAGTGACGTTATTTACACGCTCACCGGGTAAAGAAGAAGACGCTCACCGTTTAGGCGCAAGTCGTGTAGTGATTTCAACTGATGAAGAACAAATGAAGTCGGTTGCTAATACCTTCGATGTCATTATTGATACCGTACCTTATACACACGACCTCAAACCTTACGTACCAACCTTAGCAATCAGCGGCACGCTTGTATTAGTAGGTTTAATCGGCGATCTTGATCCAAGCATCACGACCGTACCACTCGTATTAGGCAGACGCTCAATTGCAGGTTCAATGATTGGCGGCATTAAAGAAACGCAAGAAATGCTAGATTTCTGTGGCGAACACAATATCGTGCCGGACGTGGAGATGATCAACATTCAAGACATCAACCACGCTTACGAACGTATGCTCAAATCAGACGTGAAATACCGCTTCGTGATTGATATGCAATCATTGAAAGCGTAA
- a CDS encoding NAD(P)H-dependent oxidoreductase: MFNIQKENVLEAFKYRRATRNYDASKKISDEDFAYILELARLSPSSVGSEPWKFVVIQNQELRNKLKPVAWGMASQLDAASHLVVLLAKKNASHDSDYFKKALEQRGLTAEEMEKTLALYKQFHEQDIKIAGNERALFDWCSKQTYIALGNMMSGAAMIGIDSCPIEGFNYDAVNQILAEAGAFDPNEYGVSVMATFGYRAGEIAPKSRKPISEIVSWIK; the protein is encoded by the coding sequence ATGTTTAATATCCAAAAAGAAAATGTCTTAGAAGCTTTCAAATACCGTCGTGCAACACGTAACTATGATGCGTCTAAAAAAATCAGTGATGAAGATTTTGCTTATATTTTAGAATTAGCTCGCCTTTCACCAAGTTCTGTCGGTTCTGAACCGTGGAAATTTGTAGTGATTCAAAACCAAGAATTACGTAACAAATTAAAACCGGTTGCATGGGGTATGGCGTCACAATTGGATGCGGCAAGCCATTTAGTGGTGTTACTTGCCAAGAAAAATGCAAGCCACGACAGCGACTACTTCAAAAAAGCACTTGAACAACGTGGTTTAACTGCTGAAGAAATGGAAAAAACTTTAGCGTTATATAAACAATTCCACGAACAAGATATCAAAATTGCCGGCAATGAGCGTGCGTTATTCGACTGGTGCTCAAAACAAACCTACATCGCATTAGGTAATATGATGAGCGGTGCGGCGATGATTGGTATTGATAGCTGCCCAATCGAAGGTTTCAACTATGATGCGGTAAATCAAATTCTTGCCGAGGCAGGCGCATTCGATCCAAATGAATACGGCGTTTCTGTGATGGCAACTTTTGGTTATCGTGCCGGTGAAATTGCACCGAAATCACGTAAACCAATCAGCGAAATCGTAAGCTGGATTAAATAA
- a CDS encoding helix-turn-helix domain-containing protein, translated as MKETNLDAVLEQRSPEDKKLKLRQTLAEVNVELKLSHLREELQITQQELAHKLNISQPSVVALEKRGNDIKLSSIQRYIDAIGGKIHLAVSLPTGKSVIYRL; from the coding sequence ATGAAAGAAACAAATCTGGATGCAGTACTTGAACAACGTTCTCCCGAAGATAAGAAACTTAAACTTCGCCAAACCTTGGCTGAAGTAAATGTCGAGCTCAAATTGAGTCATTTACGTGAAGAACTACAAATAACTCAACAAGAACTCGCCCATAAACTCAATATTAGCCAACCGTCTGTCGTTGCGTTGGAAAAACGAGGTAATGATATCAAGTTATCCTCCATCCAACGTTACATTGATGCAATCGGTGGCAAAATCCATTTGGCAGTTTCGCTGCCTACTGGTAAATCTGTGATTTACCGCCTCTAA
- a CDS encoding TetR/AcrR family transcriptional regulator: MKKTVNCVVKESITEALLRLMQKKDFYAISITELTNLAGVSRISFYRNFESKEDVLIKHMHERSIATFANLNATNVRERLIGLFKVTDELGDILDLLYSQNLSHLFLQYFACTIGAKPEQTNREAFQNSMMMGICFGALDEWVKRGRNESPEQMVELLQQVVRRCLID; encoded by the coding sequence ATGAAAAAAACTGTGAATTGCGTAGTGAAGGAAAGTATTACCGAGGCACTCCTTCGTTTAATGCAAAAGAAAGATTTTTATGCAATCAGTATTACCGAGCTGACTAACTTGGCAGGCGTCAGTCGCATTTCGTTTTATCGCAACTTCGAATCAAAAGAAGATGTTTTAATTAAGCATATGCACGAACGTTCTATTGCTACCTTTGCCAATTTGAACGCAACCAATGTGCGGGAACGTTTAATCGGTTTATTTAAAGTAACTGATGAGTTAGGTGATATTTTAGATCTCCTTTATTCACAAAATCTCTCACACCTCTTTTTACAATACTTTGCCTGTACGATCGGCGCTAAACCGGAACAAACAAACCGGGAAGCATTTCAAAATTCAATGATGATGGGGATTTGCTTCGGTGCATTAGACGAATGGGTCAAAAGAGGTAGAAACGAAAGCCCTGAACAAATGGTTGAGCTACTACAACAAGTGGTCAGACGTTGTTTAATTGACTAA
- a CDS encoding glycine zipper 2TM domain-containing protein, producing MKSVMIKGLMIALLSTSITAHALSRSQHDTAVGAVLGGVAGAVAGQDITSTVAGAALGGVVGSQWNAHKIEKERDERYRSERYHKRHSHAGCCYKKHHKHKVGHRYYGHHRWHYKKHRRHDDDDD from the coding sequence ATGAAATCAGTAATGATCAAAGGCTTAATGATTGCCTTATTATCTACGTCGATTACGGCACATGCTTTAAGTCGTTCACAACATGATACTGCTGTAGGAGCGGTGCTAGGCGGAGTTGCTGGCGCAGTTGCAGGGCAAGATATCACTTCAACGGTTGCCGGTGCGGCATTGGGTGGTGTGGTTGGTAGCCAATGGAATGCGCATAAAATCGAAAAAGAGCGTGATGAACGTTATCGTTCTGAACGATACCATAAAAGACATTCTCATGCTGGGTGCTGTTATAAGAAGCATCATAAACATAAAGTAGGTCATCGATATTACGGTCATCATCGCTGGCATTATAAAAAACATCGCCGCCATGATGACGACGATGATTAA
- a CDS encoding transferrin-binding protein-like solute binding protein — translation MEKFRRHSIAIACSLFCTVALTACSSNNSGSSATKVENTAQVPKQQNAVKKEEQSTEASKKSEQPKTDNTQSKEHENTTPKVTSETKQEVSLDTHKEEQPQKVDNSQDQSNTNVSHLKNELPKEDSKKQDKLKIDDSKEKQTLKADNSQIPDGTSVNNPNNGQSQSVVDNHQNQDKSKVEDATEKQALNATKVDTHREEPHQADIDKTDVPQEKKTQIDLSSTFNPMALGTVDGGIISINKEGNKVSKPTSTDYEMIEIDGITLNLLKDKTTQQAYQAAKYAAPKQMQDKVEGYIGSRADKFDYSKWENMRWGVIKSNGENITAFIQGIPAAISTSTSKYTYEEVNGAYAKDNKISKLRNPSVIEVDFGTKDIAIKLGLADKCNYEACSISLKGKIKDNTFTAEGNGIHSKGGFFGGVGDSVGGLFEGKTEYDNKNIVGAFGASNKKLLKDTDVKLLNK, via the coding sequence ATGGAAAAATTTCGTCGCCATTCAATTGCTATTGCTTGTAGTCTATTTTGTACCGTTGCATTAACAGCATGTTCTTCTAACAATTCTGGTTCATCAGCGACTAAGGTAGAAAACACAGCTCAAGTTCCTAAACAACAAAATGCAGTCAAAAAAGAGGAACAATCTACAGAAGCCTCAAAAAAATCAGAACAACCCAAAACGGATAACACCCAATCTAAAGAACACGAGAACACCACCCCAAAAGTAACTTCAGAAACTAAACAAGAAGTATCGTTAGATACTCATAAAGAAGAACAACCGCAAAAAGTAGATAACAGCCAAGACCAAAGTAATACAAACGTTAGTCACCTTAAGAATGAGCTACCAAAAGAAGATAGTAAAAAACAGGATAAATTAAAGATTGATGATTCTAAAGAAAAACAAACATTAAAAGCAGATAATAGTCAAATCCCAGACGGGACAAGCGTTAATAACCCTAATAATGGACAATCACAAAGTGTTGTAGATAACCATCAAAATCAAGATAAATCAAAAGTAGAGGATGCTACAGAAAAACAAGCACTAAATGCTACGAAAGTAGATACCCATCGAGAAGAACCTCACCAAGCTGATATTGATAAAACTGATGTACCACAAGAGAAAAAAACTCAAATAGATTTGAGTTCGACTTTTAACCCTATGGCTCTTGGTACTGTTGATGGAGGAATTATCAGTATCAATAAAGAAGGAAACAAAGTATCTAAGCCCACAAGCACAGATTATGAAATGATTGAAATTGATGGGATCACCTTAAACTTATTAAAAGACAAAACAACACAGCAAGCATATCAAGCAGCAAAATATGCCGCACCAAAACAAATGCAAGATAAAGTAGAAGGATATATTGGCAGCAGAGCAGATAAATTCGATTATAGTAAGTGGGAAAATATGCGCTGGGGAGTTATAAAAAGTAATGGAGAAAATATCACCGCCTTTATTCAAGGGATTCCTGCAGCTATATCCACATCAACGTCTAAATATACATACGAAGAAGTAAATGGTGCATACGCTAAAGATAATAAAATTAGTAAATTGCGAAATCCATCTGTAATTGAAGTAGATTTCGGTACAAAAGATATTGCTATTAAATTAGGACTAGCCGATAAATGTAATTACGAAGCCTGTTCTATTTCTTTAAAAGGAAAGATTAAAGATAATACCTTCACTGCTGAAGGAAATGGAATCCATTCCAAAGGAGGATTCTTTGGAGGAGTCGGAGATAGTGTAGGTGGGCTATTTGAAGGAAAAACAGAATACGATAATAAAAATATTGTCGGAGCTTTTGGCGCTTCTAATAAAAAATTACTAAAAGATACTGACGTAAAACTACTAAACAAATAA
- a CDS encoding helix-turn-helix domain-containing protein, which produces MEIRNKIRRIREMKQWSQEKMADKMNMSLSGYAKIERGETKLYYEKLVQISNIFHIRLEELICVAEDISESDHQVNLSDIGACNPFFTDVLEVEKLKLLLSHKEELLIQKDKELEHLRKIITLLER; this is translated from the coding sequence ATGGAAATACGTAATAAGATTCGTAGAATTCGGGAAATGAAGCAATGGTCGCAAGAGAAAATGGCAGATAAAATGAATATGTCATTAAGCGGTTATGCCAAAATTGAGCGAGGAGAAACAAAACTTTACTATGAAAAGTTAGTGCAAATTTCAAATATCTTTCATATCCGTTTGGAGGAGCTGATATGCGTAGCTGAAGATATTTCAGAAAGCGATCATCAGGTAAATTTAAGCGATATAGGAGCGTGCAATCCATTTTTTACAGATGTATTAGAAGTGGAAAAATTGAAATTGTTACTTTCTCATAAAGAAGAATTATTAATACAAAAAGACAAAGAACTTGAGCATTTACGTAAAATTATTACGTTATTAGAACGCTAA
- a CDS encoding PACE efflux transporter, with protein sequence MPMSRLERIFHAVLFELFAILFTVIGMSLFTSHHTGLLTGTIVSISIVAMLWNMLFNTVFDHIFTAPRETRTVGLRIFHTLVFEGGLLFFTIPLVAYMLDVDWWSAFIMDIGMTLFVIVYAFFFNLSYDHLRAWWLKRSTQ encoded by the coding sequence ATGCCAATGAGCCGTTTAGAGCGAATCTTTCACGCTGTTTTGTTTGAACTCTTCGCCATTTTGTTTACCGTTATCGGTATGAGCCTGTTTACTTCGCATCATACCGGTTTACTCACTGGTACGATTGTCTCCATCTCAATTGTGGCGATGTTATGGAATATGCTGTTTAACACGGTTTTCGATCATATTTTTACCGCCCCTCGCGAAACTCGCACGGTCGGATTACGCATTTTCCACACCTTAGTCTTTGAAGGCGGTTTACTGTTCTTCACCATTCCGTTGGTGGCGTATATGCTCGATGTCGATTGGTGGTCGGCGTTTATTATGGATATCGGCATGACGCTTTTTGTGATCGTATACGCCTTCTTCTTTAATCTTAGTTACGACCATCTGCGTGCTTGGTGGCTTAAACGTTCAACCCAATAA
- a CDS encoding FAD assembly factor SdhE, whose translation MAELNRFRIEWECRRGMRELDKMIMPFYKAHFDDLSEAQQQTFVAMLKYTDPELFRWFMHQAPAPTQEMTDLIELIRSKIER comes from the coding sequence ATGGCTGAATTAAATCGTTTTAGAATTGAGTGGGAATGCCGCCGTGGTATGCGCGAATTAGACAAAATGATTATGCCTTTTTACAAAGCGCATTTTGATGATTTAAGCGAAGCACAGCAGCAAACTTTTGTAGCAATGCTTAAATATACCGATCCGGAATTATTCCGTTGGTTTATGCATCAAGCCCCTGCTCCAACGCAAGAAATGACCGATTTAATCGAATTGATTCGTTCTAAAATCGAGCGTTAA